In Cloacibacillus sp., the genomic window GAGCAATAAACGCTCCCTCCGCGTGGGATAAAACGACGGGTAAGGAAGATGTCTACGTTGTAGTACTAGACACAGGCATCGACCATGAACACGAAGACTTAGCGGGTAATCTGGGAACTTTCAATGGCAATTACGCAGGCTGTGGGGTTCTTCAAATATACGATTTTTATGAAAAAGATATGGAGACGGGTAAGGAGAAATTGATACGTACTGAAATTATGAAAATAAGCGGACAATTCGACCCTGATGACATGAATTTAGATTCATGGGGGGATCTCCAGAGCCATGGGACCCATGTGGCAGGAACTATCGGCGCTGTGGGAAATAACAGTCTGGGCGTCATCGGCGTGAACTGGAAAGTCAGGTTACTGGGCATCGGCACGACCAAAGTGATCCTTAATGAGGACGATAAAGTAGTCGATATCGAGCCGGGGGAACTCTCTGATGGCCAAGTAATCAAAGGTTTGAACATAATCCTTCAGCAGAAAAAGGCAGGATTGAATATCCGTGCCGTCAATATGTCTTTTGGAGATTGGTACACGCCACAATATCAATTAGAAGAGAGCCCTTATTATGTGGCATTAAAGGCTGTGTCTGATGCCGGCGTGATTCTCGTCGCCGCTGTCGGCAATGAATTTCAAAATTTGGACGCACCCGGAGGCCCCGGCAGCGATCCCCGTCACCCCAAAGAAGATTATAGAGGGAAGATATGTTATCCCGCATGCTATAAACTGGCTAATTTAATCGCCGTCGGAGCAGTCAGCACCGATAAATCATGGTGTGATTTTTCCAATTACAGTCCAAATTACGTTGATATCGCAGCGCCAGGCGCGGAGATTATAAGTACTCTCCCAAGGTATGTTTGGAGTGACGACGACGACAAGGTAATATCACAGGATCTTTATGGAGAGGAAAATGGTACCTCCATGGCCGCTCCGCACGTAACCGGTGCGGTGGCGCTGCTCTGCGCCGCCTATCCAGATAAGACGGCGGGAGAGATAAAGGAGCTTCTGCTCAACAACGCCGATAAGAACTTCGCCAAGGAAGGCAAATCCGCTTACGGAATGCTTGACCTCGGCGCGGCGATGAAGGCCGGGGCTCCTGCTCCGACTCCCACGCCTAAGCCGTCGGGCGGCAGCAGCGGATGCAACGGCGGAATCCCATTTGTGGCGCTGTTGTCAGTCATGGCTGTGGCATTTTTCAAAAAGAAAAGATAGCTCCAGCGATAATCCTCACTGGAAAAAGACGGGGCGCGCCTTCACGGTACACCCCGTCTTTTATGTTTCTTGAAATCCCCCGAGATTATCCCCGATTCTGTGTAAACCTCGAACAAGTCGTAGAGTATATCTAAGACAATTTTCCATATGGGCCTTTTCTGTGATTATTACAAAGGGATGTGTTACAAAAGAATTTTTCAGCTGCACCGCCAACTGCGCGGGGGAATAGACCGACAGGTCGTTGTTTTGCACAGAGGGAAACAACAGCTCCTTGCTGCCAGAAACCTTTTCCTCTCCCTGCACCTGCGGCTGCGTACGATACATCGGCACAAGCGACTCGGGGGATTCTATTTCTCCGAGAAGATAGGCGACAGAGGTGCCATAAGCCTTAGCAATCGCGACCAAGACCTGATTTGAGGGGATTTTCTTTCCTCTCTCTATCTAGCTGAGGTATGCCTGCGTTATGCCAAGGCGTTTTGCCATCTCGCCCTGCGAGCGTTTGCCGCGCGTCTGTATCATTCTTTCACTTAAAATATTCCTGCCGTATTTCATTTTTTTAATATAATCGCCGCCGAAAAAAGCTATTTTTTCTTAAAATTTCA contains:
- a CDS encoding S8 family serine peptidase; protein product: MMISSQEKTTEELIKELKKDSNVLSAVPNYIHYISTAKKVEKGEASGQSMPAAASPNDPKYNELWGLRAINAPSAWDKTTGKEDVYVVVLDTGIDHEHEDLAGNLGTFNGNYAGCGVLQIYDFYEKDMETGKEKLIRTEIMKISGQFDPDDMNLDSWGDLQSHGTHVAGTIGAVGNNSLGVIGVNWKVRLLGIGTTKVILNEDDKVVDIEPGELSDGQVIKGLNIILQQKKAGLNIRAVNMSFGDWYTPQYQLEESPYYVALKAVSDAGVILVAAVGNEFQNLDAPGGPGSDPRHPKEDYRGKICYPACYKLANLIAVGAVSTDKSWCDFSNYSPNYVDIAAPGAEIISTLPRYVWSDDDDKVISQDLYGEENGTSMAAPHVTGAVALLCAAYPDKTAGEIKELLLNNADKNFAKEGKSAYGMLDLGAAMKAGAPAPTPTPKPSGGSSGCNGGIPFVALLSVMAVAFFKKKR